The proteins below are encoded in one region of Phaseolus vulgaris cultivar G19833 chromosome 1, P. vulgaris v2.0, whole genome shotgun sequence:
- the LOC137816368 gene encoding uncharacterized protein: MLLSFVICPLKILWDSLRIIHTNKLLFCFILCFTTLPLSFLTFTLAISTHHLRTRVYHLEAVARVVSTRVEALHIWHESRDDAVSLFRTRALFTLLSFPLSLVAAVSAIHAAAHGKAISPRGANWKRPAVTVLFVYFLLMAFAPVPRVLAAATLGSPVWIRVLARVIGSGGEVYLLSVVGLGIVVSVTEDRAGWEAIRVGWGLIRGGRVCGWVLSGLFVLVSGVINRKVEAILQNQNSEIGVWDKTLFMCLYALVVVFSYVVTTVFYCDSRKRHDNNNLKEPQDHEIEDCDADSASEL; encoded by the coding sequence aTGTTACTCAGTTTCGTAATTTGCCCACTCAAAATTCTCTGGGACTCTCTCAGAATCATTCACACCAACAAACTTCTGTTCTGTTTCATTCTCTGTTTCACCACGCTCCCTCTGTCGTTCCTCACTTTCACGCTTGCAATCTCCACCCACCACCTCCGCACGCGCGTCTACCACCTCGAAGCCGTCGCGCGCGTCGTATCCACGCGCGTGGAGGCGCTCCACATCTGGCACGAGTCGCGCGACGACGCCGTTTCTCTTTTCCGCACGCGCGCGCTCTTCACTCTCCTCTCCTTCCCCCTCTCCCTCGTCGCCGCCGTCTCCGCTATTCACGCCGCCGCCCACGGCAAGGCCATCTCCCCCAGGGGCGCCAACTGGAAGCGCCCTGCTGTCACCGTCCTCTTCGTCTACTTCCTCCTCATGGCCTTCGCCCCCGTGCCACGTGTCCTCGCCGCAGCAACCCTCGGGTCACCCGTATGGATCCGGGTCCTCGCTCGGGTAATTGGGTCGGGTGGTGAGGTCTACCTCCTGTCGGTTGTGGGCCTCGGAATAGTGGTTTCCGTGACGGAGGATCGGGCCGGGTGGGAGGCTATTCGGGTCGGGTGGGGCTTGATTCGCGGAGGGAGGGTGTGCGGGTGGGTTCTCTCGGGTTTGTTTGTTTTGGTTTCGGGTGTGATAAATCGGAAGGTGGAAGCGATTTTGCAGAATCAGAATTCGGAGATTGGTGTTTGGGACAAAACGTTGTTCATGTGTTTGTATGCTTTGGTGGTGGTTTTCAGTTACGTGGTTACTACTGTCTTCTACTGTGACAGCAGAAAACGACACGACAACAACAACCTTAAGGAACCTCAAGATCATGAAATTGAAGACTGTGATGCAGATTCAGCCTCAGAACTGTAg
- the LOC137816373 gene encoding probable ribonuclease P/MRP protein subunit POP5, producing the protein MVGFRNRYMVMEVFVNPNRDKVGNDSIIITQFNVSKAVKDSLLENFGECGLASSLGSFQVKYVNSITNVCIIRVSREDYQKVWSAITMVTNIANCPVMFNLLDLSGSIRACKNAALKCEESKFEQYKLMVGDRFSTADSDGMNSCLNKIKVLEH; encoded by the exons ATGGTGGGATTCAGAAACAGATACATGGTGATGGAGGTTTTTGTCAACCCTAATAGAGACAAAGTGGGCAATGATTCTATTATAATTACACAGTTTAATGTCTCCAAAGCTGTGAAAGACAGCCTTTTGGAGAATTTTGGGGAGTGTGGTTTGGCTTCATCGTTGGGATCATTCCAAG TTAAGTATGTGAATTCAATTACCAATGTGTGTATAATTCGGGTATCAAGAGAGGACTATCAGAAAGTATGGTCTGCCATTACAATGGTCACAAACATTGCAAACTGCCCCGTCATGTTTAATTTGCTGGATTTGTCTg GAAGTATAAGGGCTTGTAAAAATGCTGCCTTGAAGTGTGAGGAATCAAAGTTTGAACAGTACAAACTCATGGTTGGTGATCGATTCTCTACTGCCGATTCTGATGGCATGAATTCTTGTCTCAACAAGATCAAAGTTTTGGAACACTGA
- the LOC137816370 gene encoding ethylene-responsive transcription factor ABI4-like: MLKSGMGMNASKQVKKAAKASSRKGCMRGKGGPENATCTFKGVRQRTWGKWVAEIREPNRGARLWLGTFETSLEAAMAYDGAARKLYGSDAKLNLPELPLLFNFQFPPPNPSLNPQIPHMPPPPQPQNPQIPLFYDIFNLSPSDFINTLSNNTNIITNPVVSPPPQHAIADSAPVYTSDSLVAIPSESTTTTMEIYPSSNPVEINKVDPLLSFNDTPDPMFDESIWAEAISLDLPLIPEAAGIYEAETFLEVGPWDSLLPTPWCM, encoded by the coding sequence ATGCTGAAATCAGGCATGGGAATGAATGCGAGTAAGCAGGTGAAAAAAGCTGCTAAAGCAAGTTCCAGAAAGGGGTGTATGAGGGGCAAAGGAGGCCCTGAGAATGCCACTTGCACCTTCAAAGGTGTGAGGCAGAGAACTTGGGGCAAATGGGTGGCTGAGATCCGTGAGCCCAACCGTGGTGCACGCCTCTGGCTAGGCACATTTGAGACCTCTTTAGAGGCTGCCATGGCCTATGATGGTGCAGCACGCAAGCTCTACGGATCTGATGCAAAACTCAACCTCCCAGAGCTTCCTCTGCTCTTCAATTTCCAGTTTCCACCACCAAATCCTTCTCTCAACCCTCAGATCCCCCACATGCCACCACCCCCACAGCCTCAAAACCCTCAGATTCCCCTTTTCTATGATATTTTCAATCTCTCCCCCTCTGATTTCATCAACACCCTCTCCAATAACACCAACATCATCACCAACCCTGTTGTCTCCCCGCCCCCTCAGCATGCAATTGCTGATTCTGCCCCTGTGTACACCAGCGACTCTCTTGTCGCAATTCCCTCTGaatccaccaccaccaccatggAAATTTACCCCTCCTCCAATCCTGTGGAGATCAACAAGGTTGATCCTCTTTTGTCATTCAATGACACTCCTGACCCCATGTTTGATGAGTCCATCTGGGCTGAAGCAATTTCTCTGGATTTGCCTCTCATACCAGAAGCTGCTGGAATTTATGAAGCTGAAACCTTTCTTGAAGTGGGTCCTTGGGACTCTCTGCTGCCAACTCCCTGGTGCATGTAA
- the LOC137816369 gene encoding probable GTP-binding protein OBGC2, with the protein MVSLISPPSSSSNVQLHETRFFSTLFIPPRSVQFLHNTRNHQNHKWKTVRCGVTGAAASPPPSLMKEPHKFFDHVIITVRAGDGGHGAVLNHREKNEQEQGKAKKKGKGSFKRDFDGSLILPSGGHGGDVVIYADEGLDTLLEFHSKSRYQAKRGGNVGAMGVLTSMLRNGLVAPTMRIPVPVGTVVKSKRGKVSADLARPGDEVLVARGGQGGISLLEMPHGQRKKMMAQTTNVMRDDSDKILVHGQPGEEVKLELILRVVADVGLIGLPNAGKSTLLAAITLAKPDIADYPFTTLMPNLGRLGGDPSLGAGMYSSEATLADLPGLIEGAHLGKGLGRNFLRHLRRTRLLVHVVDAATESPVNDYRTVREELRMYNPAYLERPYVVVLNKIDLPEAKDRLPSLIQEIMRIGNRGAQLSDETDTKEKRLEDYPRPLSVVGVSVLKGVRINEMLKEIRAALKKCKDSSETLVSTSE; encoded by the exons ATGGTGTCTCTAATATCGCCACCTTCTTCGTCTTCCAACGTTCAATTGCACGAAACTCGTTTCTTCTCCACTCTCTTCATTCCACCAAG GAGCGTTCAATTTCTCCACAACACACGAAACCACCAAAATCACAAATGGAAAACGGTACGGTGCGGCGTTACCGGCGCCGCCGCGTCTCCTCCGCCGTCGTTGATGAAGGAGCCTCACAAATTCTTCGACCACGTGATCATCACCGTTCGCGCGGGCGACGGAGGCCACGGCGCGGTGCTGAATCACAGAGAGAAGAACGAGCAGGAGCAGGGTAAAGCGAAGAAGAAAGGGAAAGGCTCGTTCAAGAGAGACTTCGATGGCTCGCTCATACTCCCTTCGGGAGGGCACGGAGGGGACGTGGTGATCTACGCCGACGAGGGTTTAGACACGTTGCTGGAGTTTCACAGCAAGAGCAGGTATCAAGCCAAGCGCGGTGGCAACGTTGGTGCGATGGGCGTTTTGACGTCGATGTTGCGGAATGGACTTGTGGCGCCCACGATGCGCATTCCTGTTCCTGTAG GTACAGTTGTGAAAAGCAAGCGAGGGAAGGTGTCGGCTGATCTAGCACGACCTGGTGATGAAGTTCTCGTCGCTAGGGGAGGACAAGGAGGG ATTAGCTTGCTGGAAATGCCACATGGTCAAAGAAAAAAGATGATGGCTCAGACAACAAATGTGATGAGAGATGATTCAGACAAG aTTTTAGTTCACGGTCAACCTGGAGAGGAAGTTAAGTTGGAGTTGATCCTACGAGTTGTAGCTGACGTTGGTCTGATT GGACTTCCAAATGCTGGGAAATCAACACTTCTGGCTGCCATTACACTTGCTAAACCTGACATTGCTGATTACCCTTTTACAACATTAATGCCAAATCTTGGACGCCTAGGTGGTGATCCCAGCCTGGGGGCAGGAATGTATTCATCCGAAGCTACATTGGCAGATTTGCCTGGTCTTATTGAAGGCGCTCATTTAGGAAAG GGTCTTGGTCGCAATTTTTTGAGGCACCTCAGGAGGACCCGGCTATTGGTCCATGTTGTTGATGCTGCCACAGAGAGTCCTGTAAATGACTACAGAACTGTCAGAGAA GAGTTGCGCATGTATAATCCTGCTTACCTTGAGAGACCGTATGTTGTAGTTTTGAATAAGATTGACCTACCAGAG GCAAAGGACAGACTTCCATCATTGATTCAAGAAATCATGAGAATTGGCAACCGTGGTGCTCAATTGTCTGATGAAACTGACACGAAGGAGAAAAGACTGGAGGACTATCCTAGACCTCTTTCTGTTGTTGGAGTCAGTGTTCT AAAGGGTGTCCGGATTAATGAGATGTTGAAGGAGATAAGGGCTGCTCTAAAGAAGTGCAAGGATTCTAGTGAAACATTGGTTTCTACTTCAGAATAG
- the LOC137816372 gene encoding uncharacterized protein isoform X1, translated as MSPNRRFEVPTMDIHPSHYEEIAINEQDVNNIILSYLAHNFYEESSEAFIACIGMQRPAEYLESMQTKKRIVNYVLEGNSLKAIELIEQLSQDILKNNKDLMLDLLSLHFVVLVCSQKWAEAVEFAQANMSSYASHSIYSERVEDFMSLLAFKNILESPMAHLTTTGYRHHVVGNLNVALLEHFNLPNCSTMERLMQQLTLVREDLRRMKGLPPFSLRNFLMHSS; from the exons ATGTCTCCCAATCGACGCTTCGAAGTTCCAACCATGGACATTCATCCTAGCCACTACGAAGAAATT GCTATAAATGAACAAGATGTGAACAACATCATTCTGTCGTATCTTGCACACAATTTCTACGAAGAGTCTTCAGAGGCCTTCATTGCTTGCATTGGGATGCAGCGGCCTGCAGAATATTTGGAGAGCATGCAAACAAAAAAAA GAATCGTTAACTATGTACTGGAGGGAAATTCACTGAAAGCTATTGAGCTCATTGAACAGCTGTCACaggatattttaaaaaacaataaggATTTGATGCTTGATCTTCTAAGCCTTCATTTTGTTGTCCTTGTTTGCTCTCAGAAATG GGCAGAAGCTGTGGAGTTTGCTCAGGCCAATATGAGTTCCTATGCGAGCCACTCAATATATAGCGAAAGAGTTGAA GATTTTATGTCCCTTCTTGCTTTTAAGAATATACTGGAATCTCCAATGGCTCATCTGACTACCACAGGCTATCGGCACCACGTGGTGGGTAATTTGAATGTCGCCCTTCTCG AACACTTTAACCTTCCCAACTGCAGTACTATGGAGCGCCTTATGCAGCAGCTAACATTAGTTAGAGAAGACTTAAGGCGCATG AAGGGGCTTCCACCATTTTCGTTGAGGAATTTTCTTATGCACAGCAGTTAA
- the LOC137816372 gene encoding uncharacterized protein isoform X2 translates to MSPNRRFEVPTMDIHPSHYEEIAINEQDVNNIILSYLAHNFYEESSEAFIACIGMQRPAEYLESMQTKKRIVNYVLEGNSLKAIELIEQLSQDILKNNKDLMLDLLSLHFVVLVCSQKWAEAVEFAQANMSSYASHSIYSERVEDFMSLLAFKNILESPMAHLTTTGYRHHVNTLTFPTAVLWSALCSS, encoded by the exons ATGTCTCCCAATCGACGCTTCGAAGTTCCAACCATGGACATTCATCCTAGCCACTACGAAGAAATT GCTATAAATGAACAAGATGTGAACAACATCATTCTGTCGTATCTTGCACACAATTTCTACGAAGAGTCTTCAGAGGCCTTCATTGCTTGCATTGGGATGCAGCGGCCTGCAGAATATTTGGAGAGCATGCAAACAAAAAAAA GAATCGTTAACTATGTACTGGAGGGAAATTCACTGAAAGCTATTGAGCTCATTGAACAGCTGTCACaggatattttaaaaaacaataaggATTTGATGCTTGATCTTCTAAGCCTTCATTTTGTTGTCCTTGTTTGCTCTCAGAAATG GGCAGAAGCTGTGGAGTTTGCTCAGGCCAATATGAGTTCCTATGCGAGCCACTCAATATATAGCGAAAGAGTTGAA GATTTTATGTCCCTTCTTGCTTTTAAGAATATACTGGAATCTCCAATGGCTCATCTGACTACCACAGGCTATCGGCACCACGTG AACACTTTAACCTTCCCAACTGCAGTACTATGGAGCGCCTTATGCAGCAGCTAA
- the LOC137816374 gene encoding uncharacterized protein: protein MASFPMPHLPPCTSLPHTNTAAHILLPSSLLRRRRNLHSLRCSASDKPQDDAVELPLFPLPLVLFPGAILPLQIFEFRYRIMMHTLLHTDLRFGVVYHDAVSGTSEVGCVGEVVKHERLVDDRFFLVCKGQERFRVNDVVRSKPYLVGRVTWLEDRPSESDGGDDAEALAHEVEGYMKDVIRLSNRLGGKGEKEMGDLRRNLFPTPFSFFVGSTFEGAPREQQALLELEDTAKRLKREKETLKNTLNYLSAASAVKDAFPSS, encoded by the coding sequence ATGGCATCATTCCCAATGCCACATCTCCCACCATGCACTTCTCTCCCTCACACTAACACCGCCGCTCATATACTGTTACCCTCCTCTCTCTTACGCCGTCGCCGGAATCTCCACTCTCTCCGCTGCTCCGCCTCCGACAAGCCGCAAGACGACGCCGTCGAGCTCCCTCTCTTCCCTCTCCCTCTCGTCCTCTTCCCGGGCGCCATCCTCCCTCTCCAGATCTTCGAGTTCCGCTACCGCATCATGATGCACACGCTCCTCCACACCGACCTCCGCTTCGGCGTCGTCTACCACGACGCCGTCTCCGGCACCTCCGAAGTCGGCTGCGTGGGGGAGGTGGTGAAGCACGAGCGCCTCGTCGACGACCGCTTCTTCCTCGTCTGCAAGGGCCAGGAGCGGTTCCGAGTGAACGACGTCGTCCGCAGCAAACCCTACCTCGTGGGACGCGTGACGTGGCTGGAGGACCGTCCCTCGGAGAGCGATGGCGGAGACGACGCGGAGGCGCTGGCGCACGAGGTGGAGGGGTACATGAAGGACGTGATAAGGCTCTCGAACCGATTGGGGGGGAAAGGCGAGAAGGAGATGGGGGATTTGCGACGGAACCTGTTTCCGACGCCGTTCTCGTTCTTCGTGGGAAGCACGTTCGAGGGCGCGCCGAGGGAGCAGCAGGCGCTGTTGGAGTTGGAGGACACGGCGAAGAGGTTGAAGAGGGAGAAGGAGACGCTGAAGAACACGCTTAACTACCTCTCTGCTGCTTCTGCTGTCAAAGATGcttttccttcttcttga
- the LOC137816376 gene encoding thioredoxin H-type-like has translation MAEEGQVIAVHTLEAWQEQFQKGEDSKKLVVVDFTASWCGPCRFIAPILAEIAKKTPEAIFLKVDVEELSTVAEKWSIEAMPTFFFLKEGKLVDRIMGAKKEELQGTIDKHLSHTAAA, from the exons ATGGCTGAAGAGGGACAAGTCATTGCTGTGCACACCCTTGAGGCGTGGCAAGAGCAATTCCAGAAGGGAGAGGACTCCAAAAAGCTG GTTGTGGTGGATTTTACTGCTTCCTGGTGTGGTCCATGCCGTTTTATTGCCCCAATTCTTGCAGAAATTGCCAAGAAGACACCTGAAGCAATCTTCCTCAAGGTGGATGTGGAGGAACTGAGT ACTGTTGCTGAGAAATGGTCCATTGAGGCTAtgccaaccttcttcttctTGAAAGAAGGTAAGCTGGTGGACAGGATTATGGGTGCTAAGAAGGAAGAGTTGCAAGGAACCATAGACAAGCATTTGTCTCATACTGCTGCTGCTTGA